In the Streptomyces cinnamoneus genome, CCGGGCGTACCTCCCCTTGGTGGTCATCCGCCCGGACGTGATGTTGCAGGGACCCACGCTGCACACCATGCCGCGCAGCCGCTCACGGCGGGCGGTGAGCACGAGATCTCCACGGCCGTCCAGGGAGGCGTTGCCGGGGCGGTCCGTGTAGTACTGCCACTCGTGGTTGCCCCACTGGGGCTCGCCGCCGCGGTCGAACACCCATGTACGGCGGTCCGGGCGGCTGTGGGCGGCCCCCTGGAACTCGTCCGACCAGACCAGCCGCCAGCCGTTGCGGGCACCCCGGGCCGGCTCCGCGACCTGGGCGGCTGGCACGACCTCGTCGCTGCCGCCGCGGGCCGGGGAACAACCGCCGGTCAGCGCGGCGCCGACCGCCAAGGCGGTGAGGAGGCGGGCACGGGCACGGGGGCGGTGGCCGGAGCGCAGTCGCCGTCGCATTCGCAGTCGCATGAGGGTGTCCGTCGCGCGGGAGGGGGCGGAGTGGGGCCACGGCGATCGTAGGAGCGCGGGCGGTCGTCACCGGTGCCACCACGCCCGGCAGGCGGACAGCTCACCGGATCGGCGGACAAGAACGATCGACGGACAAGAGTGATCAGCGGAGGAGAGCGGTCAGCCGCCAGGAGCCGGGCCGGGCGGGCCGGCTTCGGAATCAGGCCCCCGCCCACTGAAACGATCTTGCCGCCCACCGTTTCCGCCGAGCGCCCGTAAACTTGAGGAACTGTGCCTGAGAACCACTCCTCCACCGCCCCCGCCACCAGCCCGGTGCCGGCGCCCGCGCGCGCCCGGCGGGAACCGATGTTCCCCGACGGTCCCGCGCCGGACCCGGCGGGCTCGCACCACGAGCGCCGCATCCGCTCGTTCCAGCCGCGCCGCAGCCGGGTCACGCCCGGCCAGGGCGACGCGCTGCGCCGCCTGTGGCCCCAGTGGGGCCTGGACATCGACGGGCTGAGCCGCCTGGACCTGGGCGAGCTGTTCGGGGACCCGGACCTTCCGGTCGTGCTGGAGATCGGCTTCGGCATGGGAGAGGCCACGGCCCAGATGGCCGCCGCCGACCCCGGAACCGGCATCCTCGCCTGTGACGTGCACACCCCCGGCCAGGGCAATCTGCTGGGCCTCGCCGAGCGGAACGGCCTCGCCAACGTCCGGGTGGCGAACGGCGACGCGATCATCCTGCTCCGCGAGATGCTCGCCCCCGACAGCCTCGCCGGCGTCCGCGTCTACTTCCCGGACCCGTGGCCCAAGAAGCGCCACCACAAGCGCCGTCTGATCCAGCCGGAGTTCCTGGCCCTGGCCGCGACCCGACTGGCGCCCGGCGGCCTGCTGCACTGCGCGACCGACTGGGAGCCGTACGCCGAGCAGATGCTGGAGGTGCTCTCGGCCAGCCCGGACTTCGAGAACACCCAGCCCGACGGCGGCTTCGCCCCGCGGCCGGAGTTCCGCCCGCTGACGCGCTTCGAGGGCCAGGGCCTGGACAAGGGCCATGTGGTGCATGACCTGCTGTTCCGCCGCCGGGCGGCGCGGTAGCGGACGCTGGCGGCGCGGCCGGCGGCCCGACCGGCATCCGGGCGGAAAACCGGCCCCGCCCCGCTCCGCCCCTTCGTTAGGGTCGTCGGGTGCATGACTCCCCGCCGCCCTTGCCGCAGCACCAGCCGCCGTCACCGCCGACGGCGTGGCAGCACTACAAGCCACGCCGAGCCCTCTGGGACACCCTCTGGGACAACAAGGCGGTGCGAGCCGGCGGCGTCTTCCTGCTGCTCGCCCTCTGCGGCCTGATCATCCTGGCGCTCGTGCGCGAGCAGACCGGCACCCAGGGCTTCCTCGTGGGCCTGGGCCTCGCCGTGCTGCCCGTGCCGCTGCTCATAGCCGCGTTCCGCTGGATGGACCGGGTCGAGCCGAAGCCCTGGCGGAACCTGATCTTCGCCTTCGCCTGGGGTGCCTGCGCGGCCACGCTCGTGGCCCTGCTGGCCAACGGCTACGCCACGAAGTGGCTGCTGAACACCGTGGACGTGGCCAGGGAGGACGACGCGTCCGCGTGGGGCGCGACGTTCGTGGCACCGGTGGTCGAGGAGAGCGGCAAGGCCGCGGCCGTGCTCCTGCTCTACCTCTTCCGGAGGCGGGACTTCAACGGCATCGTCGACGGTGTCGTGATCGCGGGCATCACGGCGACGGGCTTCGCGTTCACGGAGAACATCCTCTACCTGGGCAACGCCTACGCGTCCGACCAGAGCTTCGGCTACTCGGGCCTGCCCTCGACGACGGCGGCGACGTTCTTCCTTCGCGTCCTGATGTCGCCCTTCGCGCACCCGCTGTTCACGTCGCTGACCGGCCTGGGCTTCGGCATAGCGGCCACGCTGGCGCCCCGCCGCCGGGTTCTGCGCTGCGTCGTCCCCGTGCTCGCGCTCCTGACGGCGATGCTGCTGCACGGCATATGGAACGGCTCGGCGTCGCTGCCCGGTGCCGGCTTCATGGCCGTCTACATCCTCTTCATGGTGCCGGTCTTCGGCGTCCTGACCTGGCTCACCATCTGGTCCCGCCAGAACGAGCTCCGAACGATCCGCAGCCACCTGCCCGCCTACCAGGCCGCCGGCTGGCTCACTCCGCCGGAGCCGTTCGCCCTGTCCTCGATGCGCGCCCGGGGCATCGCCCGGGACGTGGCCCGCCGCAGCGGCGGCTCCGCGTCGGCCCGCACGGTGGCGGAGTACATATCCTTCGCGACGTCCCTGGCCTTCCTGCGCGAGCGCGCCTACCGAGGCGCCCCGGACCCGGACTTCACGGCACGGGAGCAGGAGCTGCTGCACCACCTCTGGCAGCGCAAGGACACCGCGCAACCGGCCCTGGCCCAGGCGATCGCAGCAACCCCCCGCCCCCCGACGCCCCACCCCTTCTACGTACCCCCCACCCACCCCTGGCCCGCCCAACCGTGGCCCACCCAGCCCACGCCCCCGGCACCGGGCCCGGGGTGGCCCCAGACACCGGGACAGCACCGCTGACAGCGAGGAAGGTGCTGCGCGCCTCCGGGGCTGTCACACCCCACTGGTAGAACATCACCATCCGTTGGGGGAGACGAGGGGGCGCACGATGAACCGGCACTTCGCAGACCATGCAACACCCGTACCCGGCCTGTACGAACGGCTGGTCACGTCCCGTCTTGAGGGGCACCTCCAGCAACTGCAGGCCAACGGCTGGAAGGCCATCGACCAGCAGGTCGGTGAGCAGTCAACCCCTCACGTGCTCGCACGCCATATCGCCGAGACGGTCCAGCAGATCCTTGCCGGCTTGCCCCCAGCCGAGCAGGTCACGGCTGCCAACCACATCCTCGAGTCCATGAGCACGCTGGACGGGGCAAAGCAGTGGGTCGACGTGATCGCGGACGGTCCCCGCCATTTGTTGGCCATTGCCGAGCAGGAGGCTCCTGGCGCATACGCCATACGCCCGGCGACGCCGCTCTCCGACACGGCGCTCCTCACCAACTCTCCAGAAGACCCGAATCTCGGATTCGAGCTGCGTGCCGAGCTGGCGACGGCCGACCGTGTCGACCTGCTCTGCGCTTTCGTGAAGTGGCACGGCCTGCGCGTCTTGGAGGAAGCGCTCAAGAGCGCCGCCGCCCGGGGAATGCCCATCCGCGTCATCACGACCACGTACATCGGGGCCACGGAGCGCAAGGCGCTGGACCGGTTGGTCAGGGAGTTCAACGCCGAGGTCAAGGTCAACTACGAGCTGCGCTCCACTCGGCTTCACGCAAAAGCCTGGCTCTTCCGGAGGAACAGCGGCTATGACACCGCTTACGTCGGCAGCTCCAACCTCTCACGGGCGGCGCTCCTAGACGGCCTGGAGTGGAACGTACGGCTGTCTTCCGTAGCCACCCCTGCTGTCCTCAGGAAGTTCGAGGCCACCTTCGACTCCTATTGGAGCGAGCCCGCCTTCGAGACGTACGACCCCGATACGGACGCCGAGAGGTTGGACGCCGCCCTTCAGCAAGCTGGCGGCAAGCAGCGGGCCGACGCCCGGACCATCAGTCTGTCTGGGCTTGAGGTGCGGCCGTACGCCCACCAGAGAGACATGCTCGAGCAGCTTCAGATCGAGCGGGACGTCCACGACCGTCATCGGAACCTCCTTGTCGCAGCGACCGGTACCGGCAAAACAGTGATGGCTGCCCTCGATTACCGGGAGCTCAAGAGGAAGCACCAGGGTCGCGATCTCAAGCTCCTCTTCGTCGCCCACCGCCAGGAAATCCTGAAGCAGTCACTGCGCACCTACCAGGACGTCCTGAACGACGCGAACTTCGGTGAACTGTCCGTTGGGGGCGAAGTCCCCGAGCAGTGGACCCATGTCTTCGCTAGCGTCCAGTCCCTCAACGCCCGGTCACTCGAAGGCCTCGCTCCAGACCACTTCGATGTGATCGTCATCGACGAGTTCCATCACGGCGTTTCCCCCACGTACCGCCGCATCATCGACCACTTCAAGCCGATGGAGCTGCTCGGTCTGACGGCAACCCCGGAACGCATGGACGGTCGCAACGTCCAAGACGAGTTCTTCGACGGTCGCGTCGCAGCTGAGATGCGGCTGTGGGAAGCGCTGGAGAACGACCTGCTCAGCCCCTTCCACTACTTTGGCATTGCCGACAACGTGGATCTGGATGGCCTGACGTGGAAGCGTGGCGCCTATGACACCGGAGAACTAGACAGGCTCTTCACTGGGAACCACGCCCGCGCCCGCCTGGTGGTTAAAGCCATTCAGGACAAAATCGCCGAGCCGAGCTCCATACGCGCCTTGGGGTTCTGTGTCTCTGTAGCCCACGCCCGGTTCATGGCCGAGTTCTTCCAGCAGGCCGGCTTTGACGCCCGGGCACTGGATGGGACCACCCCCGCACCGGAGCGTGCACAGGCACTGGCTGACCTGCGGGACGGCAAGATCCAGGTCCTCTTCTCCGTCGACCTGTTCAATGAAGGGCTGGACATCCCGGACGTGGACACGCTGCTCCTGCTGCGCCCCACCTCCAGCGCCACCGTCTTTCTTCAGCAGCTTGGCCGAGGCTTGCGGCGCACCCCGGACAAGGCCGTGCTGACCGTGCTCGACTTCATCGGGCAGCACCGCAAGGAGTTCCGCTTCGAAGAGCAGTTCCGGGCCCTGACCAATCTCACCCGCAAGCGGTTGCTGGACAGCATCGAGCATGGCTTCCCTCTGCTGCCTTCGGGCTGTCAGATCGTGCTGGACCGGAAGTCTCGGGACCGCATCATCGGCAACATCAAGAGCCAGCTCAGCGTCAACGTCACACAGCTGGCCCGGGAGGTTGCCGCCTATGCCGAACCGAAGCTGGCGGACTATCTGCGGGAAAGCCAGCGCGAGCTCCAGGAGCTCTACCGCTCGAACAACTCCTGGACTCGTTTGCTGCGCAGGGCTGGCCTCCTCCCCGAGACCGGGCCAGAGGGCGAGGAGGCACTGCTCAAGCGGGTGTCCGCCTTCCTGCACGTCGACGATCCGGCACGGGTGGCGGCGTACAGCCGGATGCTGGAAGACGATGCACCAGCGTACGAGGCCCTCGATGAGCCAACACGGGCCTACGCCCGCATGCTGTTCTTCAGCCTGTGGCCCCTCGGAGGCGGTTTTGACTCATACGCCCAGGGCTTCGCGACCTTGGCGGAACAGACCGCGTTCCGCAGCGAGCTGCGGCAGGTGCTCCACTCCAACCTGGAGCGCACCGAGCACCTTCCGGTAGCCCTTGAGGGACGGCACGCCACCCTTCCCCTCGCCGTTCACGCCTCCTACAGCCGAGAGGAGATCCTGCCCGCACTGGGGCAAGCCAGCGTGGGCGGCTTCGTCCCTGGGCACTTCCGCGAAGGGGTGAAGTGGTGTGAGGACGCAAAGATCGACGCGTTGCTGATCACCTTGGAGAAGGACGCAAAGGACTTCTCCCCCGAGACGCGCTACAAGGACTACGCAAAGAGCTCTGAGCTCTTCCACTGGGAGTCCCAGAACCAGACGTCCAGCACCTCGCCCACCGGTGTCCGCTACCAGACGCACCAAGCGAACGGCTCGGCCGTCTTCTTGTTCGTACGCCGGTACAAGAAGAACGACATTGGCGGGGCCCAGCCGTGGATGCTGCTCGGTCCGGCCGAGTACGTCTCCCATGAGGGGAGCAATCCCATGGGCATCACCTGGAAGCTCCAGCACGAGATGCCGGCCGACGTGCAGACGTATTCCGCCGTCGCCGCCGGCTGATCCCAAGCGCCCGCGGCGTAGCGTGGTGCCTTGATCAACGACTCTGACGTGGAGGTTGCGGCAATGACAGGAGTTCCCACGCCCCTCGTGGCCGCCAGCGGGCTCGTCGGCGGTTACGCCGTCGCCCGGTGGACCAGGAAGCGGCCGCTCGGCGGGGTGGCTCTGGCCGCCGCCGGGGCTGTGGCCGCCCGGCAGTGGAGGGACGTGGCCGGGAGCGGGGCGGCCGCCTCGCTCACCGGACTGTACGTCGCCGCGTTCGCCGGGTCGCATCCGCTCGCCAAGAAGATCGGTGCCTGGCCCTCGGTGTTCGCCGTCGCCGGCGGGGTGGCCCTCGCGTCGTGGGCCGTGGAGCGGCGCGTCGCGTGAAGTTACGGGCGTACGGACCCCCGTGTGTCCGTACGCCCGTAACGGCTCTTACGCCGACGCCTGCGTCAGCTTCGCCAGCTCCGTGTCCGTCAGCTCCAGGTCCGCGACCGCGAGGAGCGGGGCGAGCTGGTCGACCGTGCGGGCGCTGGCCAGGGGGGTGGCGACCGTGGGCTGGGCGGCGAGCCAGGCCAGGGCGACCGTGGCGAGCTCGGCGTCGTGGGCCGCGGCCACCTCGTCCAGGGCGGCCAGGACCTTGAGTCCGCGCTCCGTCTCCAGGTACTTCACCGCGCCGCCCGACCGTGCGCTCTCCACGGTCGTGCCCGGGCGGTACTTGCCGGTCAGAAAGCCCGACGCCAGGGCGAAGTAGGGGACGGCGGCCAGGCCGTGCTCGGCGGAGACGTCCGCCAGCTCGCCCTCGTAGGTGTCGCGGGAGACCAGGTTGTAGTGGGGCTGAACGGCCACGTAGCGGGCGAGGCCGGCGCGGGAGGAGAAGTCCAGCGACTCCCTCAGGCGGTCCGCCGTGATGTTGGAGGCGGCGATCTCGCGGACCTTGCCCTCCTTCACCAGGGCGTCCAGCGTGGAGATGATGTCCTCCACCGGCACGGACGTGTCGTCGACGTGCGTGTAGTAAAGGTCGATGTAGTCCGTGCGCAGACGGCGCAGGGAGGCCTCGACGTCCTTCTTGATGGTGTCCGGTGCCAGGCCGTGGTGCTCCGGGAAGCCGTTGCCCACCTTGGTGGCCACGACGATGTCGGCGCGGTTGCCGCGGGCCGCCAGCCAGTCGCCGATGATGGTCTCGGACTCGCCGCCCTCGTTGCCGGGCACCCAGGCGGAGTACACGTCGGCCGTGTCGATGAAGTTGCCGCCCGCCTCGGCGTAGGCGTCGAGCACGGCGAACGACTGCTTCTCGTCGGCCGTCCAGCCGAAGACGTTGCCGCCGAGCGCCAGCGGATGGACGGTGAGCGTGCCGATCTTACGGTGATTGTCAGCCATGCAGTACGCCAACACACGTACCCTGCTTGCTATTCCGGGCGCCGCGGACCGCTGTGGCTATTCAGCCGGCGCCGGGGCCGGCAGGGGGTCTGCCGACGTCACCGACAACGGCGCGGCGATGTCCTCCAGGGAGCGGCCCTCCGCCCGTACGGCCAGGAAGGCCGCGATCACGCCGCCCCCGCACATCAGGCCCGCGCCGATGCTGAAGGCCAGCACGGTGTCGCCGACGACTCCGCTCTGGGTGAGCGAGGCGAAGAGCAGGGGGCCGCTGATGCCGCCCACCGCCGTGCCCACCGCGTAGAAGAAGGCGATGGCCATGGCCCGGGTCTCCATCGGGAAGATCTCGGAGACGGTGAGGTAGGCGCT is a window encoding:
- a CDS encoding aldo/keto reductase, which encodes MADNHRKIGTLTVHPLALGGNVFGWTADEKQSFAVLDAYAEAGGNFIDTADVYSAWVPGNEGGESETIIGDWLAARGNRADIVVATKVGNGFPEHHGLAPDTIKKDVEASLRRLRTDYIDLYYTHVDDTSVPVEDIISTLDALVKEGKVREIAASNITADRLRESLDFSSRAGLARYVAVQPHYNLVSRDTYEGELADVSAEHGLAAVPYFALASGFLTGKYRPGTTVESARSGGAVKYLETERGLKVLAALDEVAAAHDAELATVALAWLAAQPTVATPLASARTVDQLAPLLAVADLELTDTELAKLTQASA
- the trmB gene encoding tRNA (guanosine(46)-N7)-methyltransferase TrmB, with the translated sequence MPENHSSTAPATSPVPAPARARREPMFPDGPAPDPAGSHHERRIRSFQPRRSRVTPGQGDALRRLWPQWGLDIDGLSRLDLGELFGDPDLPVVLEIGFGMGEATAQMAAADPGTGILACDVHTPGQGNLLGLAERNGLANVRVANGDAIILLREMLAPDSLAGVRVYFPDPWPKKRHHKRRLIQPEFLALAATRLAPGGLLHCATDWEPYAEQMLEVLSASPDFENTQPDGGFAPRPEFRPLTRFEGQGLDKGHVVHDLLFRRRAAR
- a CDS encoding DUF3427 domain-containing protein, which produces MNRHFADHATPVPGLYERLVTSRLEGHLQQLQANGWKAIDQQVGEQSTPHVLARHIAETVQQILAGLPPAEQVTAANHILESMSTLDGAKQWVDVIADGPRHLLAIAEQEAPGAYAIRPATPLSDTALLTNSPEDPNLGFELRAELATADRVDLLCAFVKWHGLRVLEEALKSAAARGMPIRVITTTYIGATERKALDRLVREFNAEVKVNYELRSTRLHAKAWLFRRNSGYDTAYVGSSNLSRAALLDGLEWNVRLSSVATPAVLRKFEATFDSYWSEPAFETYDPDTDAERLDAALQQAGGKQRADARTISLSGLEVRPYAHQRDMLEQLQIERDVHDRHRNLLVAATGTGKTVMAALDYRELKRKHQGRDLKLLFVAHRQEILKQSLRTYQDVLNDANFGELSVGGEVPEQWTHVFASVQSLNARSLEGLAPDHFDVIVIDEFHHGVSPTYRRIIDHFKPMELLGLTATPERMDGRNVQDEFFDGRVAAEMRLWEALENDLLSPFHYFGIADNVDLDGLTWKRGAYDTGELDRLFTGNHARARLVVKAIQDKIAEPSSIRALGFCVSVAHARFMAEFFQQAGFDARALDGTTPAPERAQALADLRDGKIQVLFSVDLFNEGLDIPDVDTLLLLRPTSSATVFLQQLGRGLRRTPDKAVLTVLDFIGQHRKEFRFEEQFRALTNLTRKRLLDSIEHGFPLLPSGCQIVLDRKSRDRIIGNIKSQLSVNVTQLAREVAAYAEPKLADYLRESQRELQELYRSNNSWTRLLRRAGLLPETGPEGEEALLKRVSAFLHVDDPARVAAYSRMLEDDAPAYEALDEPTRAYARMLFFSLWPLGGGFDSYAQGFATLAEQTAFRSELRQVLHSNLERTEHLPVALEGRHATLPLAVHASYSREEILPALGQASVGGFVPGHFREGVKWCEDAKIDALLITLEKDAKDFSPETRYKDYAKSSELFHWESQNQTSSTSPTGVRYQTHQANGSAVFLFVRRYKKNDIGGAQPWMLLGPAEYVSHEGSNPMGITWKLQHEMPADVQTYSAVAAG
- a CDS encoding PrsW family intramembrane metalloprotease, producing the protein MHDSPPPLPQHQPPSPPTAWQHYKPRRALWDTLWDNKAVRAGGVFLLLALCGLIILALVREQTGTQGFLVGLGLAVLPVPLLIAAFRWMDRVEPKPWRNLIFAFAWGACAATLVALLANGYATKWLLNTVDVAREDDASAWGATFVAPVVEESGKAAAVLLLYLFRRRDFNGIVDGVVIAGITATGFAFTENILYLGNAYASDQSFGYSGLPSTTAATFFLRVLMSPFAHPLFTSLTGLGFGIAATLAPRRRVLRCVVPVLALLTAMLLHGIWNGSASLPGAGFMAVYILFMVPVFGVLTWLTIWSRQNELRTIRSHLPAYQAAGWLTPPEPFALSSMRARGIARDVARRSGGSASARTVAEYISFATSLAFLRERAYRGAPDPDFTAREQELLHHLWQRKDTAQPALAQAIAATPRPPTPHPFYVPPTHPWPAQPWPTQPTPPAPGPGWPQTPGQHR